The following coding sequences are from one Lolium rigidum isolate FL_2022 chromosome 6, APGP_CSIRO_Lrig_0.1, whole genome shotgun sequence window:
- the LOC124667813 gene encoding amidophosphoribosyltransferase, chloroplastic-like: MAAATAAASTTTPSSRLLLHPRAAAAPSPTHHHLLRRHATPSPLPLRHRAVHAAPVRAWSDSVTPFNFGDDDDGGDDHPREECGVFGVVGDPEASSLCYLGLQKLQHRGEEGAGICAAGDDGELKSVTGLGLVGDVFRDKARLESLPGQAAIGHVRYSTSGPGGPNLKNVQPFLAGYRFGQLAVAHNGNLVNYTALRAKLETQGSIFNNSSDTEVILHLIATSLSRPLLARICDACERLAGAYSLLFLTADKLFAVRDPFGFRPLVMGRRPNGAVVFSSETCALDLIDAVYDREVAPGEVIVVDRRDMSVSSACLVPHRPRKSCVFEHIYFALPNSIVFGHAVHERRTAYGRALAEESPAPTADVVIPVPDSGFYAALGFAQASGLEFQQGLIRSHYTGRSFIQPTQAIRDLAVKLKLAPVRGVIQGKSVVVVDDSIVRGTTSSKIVRLLRDAGAREVHMRISSPPVVGRCHYGIDTPSEGELISNKLDIEGVRKMIGCDSLGFLSIDKLHSIYGEEANELCDACFTRNYPVPLPEPVPELVSAFED, translated from the coding sequence atggccgccgccaccgccgccgcctcgaccACCACGCCCTcctcccgcctcctcctccatccccgcgccgccgccgccccatcccccacccaccaccacctcctcaggCGCCACGccaccccctcccccctcccGCTGCGCCACCGCGCCGTCCACGCCGCACCGGTGCGCGCCTGGTCTGACAGCGTCACGCCCTTCAActtcggcgacgacgacgatggcggcgacgacCACCCCCGCGAGGAGTGCGGCGTGTtcggcgtcgtcggcgacccagagGCCTCATCCCTCTGCTACCTGGGCCTGCAGAAGCTGCAGCACCGCGGGGAGGAGGGCGCCGGCATCTGCGCCGCCGGGGACGACGGCGAGCTCAAGTCCGTCACCGGCCTCGGCCTCGTCGGCGACGTCTTCCGCGACAAGGCCCGCCTCGAGAGCCTCCCGGGCCAGGCCGCCATCGGCCACGTCCGCTACTCCACCTCGGGCCCGGGGGGCCCCAACCTGAAGAACGTGCAGCCCTTCCTCGCCGGCTACCGCTTCGGGCAGCTCGCCGTGGCGCACAACGGGAACCTCGTCAACTACACGGCCCTGCGCGCCAAGCTCGAGACGCAGGGCTCCATCTTCAACAACTCGTCCGACACGGAGGTCATCCTGCACCTCATCGCCACCTCGCTCTCGCGCCCGCTGCTCGCGCGGATCTGCGACGCCTGCGAGCGCCTCGccggggcctactcgctgctctTCCTCACCGCCGACAAGCTCTTCGCCGTGCGCGACCCCTTCGGCTTCCGCCCGCTCGTCATGGGCCGCCGCCCcaacggcgccgtcgtattctcgTCCGAGACCTGCGCGCTCGACCTCATCGACGCCGTCTACGACCGCGAGGTCGCGCCCGGGGAGGTGATCGTCGTCGACCGCAGGGACATGTCCGTCTCCTCGGCCTGCCTCGTCCCGCACCGCCCGCGCAAGTCGTGCGTCTTCGAGCACATCTACTTCGCCCTGCCCAACTCCATCGTCTTCGGCCACGCCGTCCACGAGCGCCGCACCGCATACGGCCGCGCGCTCGCCGAGGAGTCCCCCGCGCCCACCGCCGACGTCGTCATCCCTGTCCCTGATTCCGGGTTCTACGCGGCGCTCGGCTTCGCGCAGGCGTCGGGGCTCGAGTTCCAGCAGGGCCTCATCCGGTCCCACTACACGGGCCGCAGCTTCATCCAGCCCACGCAGGCCATCCgcgacctcgccgtcaagctcaAGCTCGCGCCCGTGCGCGGCGTCATCCAGGGCAAGAGCGTGGTCGTCGTCGACGACTCCATCGTGCGCGGCACCACCTCCAGCAAGATCGTGCGCCTGCTCCGCGACGCCGGAGCGCGCGAGGTGCACATGCGCATCTCCAGTCCCCCGGTCGTCGGCCGGTGCCACTATGGCATCGACACGCCCAGTGAGGGCGAGCTCATATCGAACAAGCTGGACATTGAGGGCGTGCGCAAGATGATCGGTTGCGACTCGCTCGGATTCCTCTCCATCGACAAGCTGCACAGCATCTACGGCGAAGAGGCCAATGAGCTCTGTGACGCATGCTTTACAAGGAACTACCCGGTGCCGCTCCCTGAGCCGGTGCCGGAGCTGGTGTCCGCTTTCGAAGACTGA